The window AGCTCCGCCCCTCCGTCGCCACGTGAAGCTAACGGCGTGGTTGTGCCGACAGCGCTGGCAGAGACGCTGGCGGCGCTCAACTCGTCCGCCAACCGCATCATGACGGACGACTGGAAGTGGCGCCGTGCGGCGTCCCGCTGCATCCGCTGCGCCGTGGTGGGGAACGGCGGGATCCTGAAGGACTCCAAGAAAGGCCCTGAGATCGACCAGCACCACTACGTCTTCAGGTGGGCGCCGCAGTCACGTGAGGCGGCGAGCCATGACGTCATGGGTCAGAGTTGTGTCTTGCAGGACCAACGGCGCCATCACGGCGGGCTTCGAGCAGGACGTGGGCGCTCGGACCACCCACTACACCTTCTCCACCAACACGCTGGTCAACTCCCTACGCAGCTACGCCGCCCTCGGCTACCGAGGACCGCCGCGCTCTCAGGTGAGCCCCGCCCACACGCTCATGCAACGTGACATCACCCGTGACCCCGCCCCCTACAGGAGACACGCTACGTCTTCCTGCCGGACCACGACCGCGACTATCTGCTGGCGAAGGCGGCGGCCACGCACGGCACCGTGCAGCGTGGGCCCGAGCGCGGCCAAGAGTGAGTGATGACATCACACCTGGCCCACGCCAGCGTCACATGACCTCGTGTTGTGCCCGCAGCCCGTCGCGCTACTTCGGCGAGGACGTGTCGGCCGCCAAGCTGAAGATGTACCACCCCGATTTCATCCGCTACCTCAGGAACAGGTGAGGCAGGAGGTAACCACGGCAACCAGAGCAGGTGAAGGACTCTCCTGTCCCTTCAGGTTCCTCCCGTCCAACACGCTCAGAAGCAAGTACAGGAACCTCTACCGCCCCTCCACCGGCGCCGTCATGCTGCTGGCCGCGCTGCACACCTGCGACCAGGTAAGGTCTGCCGCcgtacaagccccgccccctcctggCTTGTTCGCTGACTTGAGCGGGTGGTCGTTACAGGTCAGCGCCTACGGCTTCATGACGCCCGACTACTCCAAGTACTCGGACCACTACTACGACCGCCGCTATCACGCCGTGGGCTTCTTCCTTAACCACGACCTGCGCCTGGAGATGCACCTGTGGCAGCAGCTGCACAGCGTCGGTCTCATCCGCCTCTACACGCGCTCCTGACCCCGCCTCTACACACGCTCCTGACCCCGCCTCTACACGCTCCTTCGGATTGCAGTAACCATGGTAACAGCTTCACGCTGAGACAGTCTGGTGGCCATCTTGGATTGTTTCCTATGACCACTCCCCTCCCCTTATTGCACATAACCATGGCAACCACTAAGCCCCGCAAAGTGTCTTGTTGCTAGGATACCACTGACCACAAGCCTGTTGCTGACCACAAGCCTGTTGTTGCTAGGATACCACTGACCACAAGCCTGAATAATGTTTTTTACAAAGTGCCTTCAGAATAATGTTGACTGGAAACCTTTTTGTTGTCTTTTGAATTGTGTTGgtcatttttttcaataaattaaCTTAATTTGGTTCTTATTTGTGTTaatagacttgtccagggtctaccccacctttcttgtccagggtctaccccacctttcttgtccagggtctaccccacctttcttgtccagggtctaccccaccTTTCTTGTCCAGGGTCCACCCCACCtttcttgtccagggtctaccccacctttcttgtccagggtctaccccacctttttgtccagggtctaccccgcctttcttgtccagggtctaccccgcctttcttgtccagggtctaccccgcccttcttgtccagggtctaccccaccTTTCTTGTCCAGCGTCTACCCCAACtttcttgtccagggtctaccccgcccttcttgtccagggtctaccccacctttcttgtccagggtctaccccacctttttgtccagggtctaccccgcctttcttgtccagggtctaccccgcctttcttgtccagggtctaccccgcccttcttgtccagggtctaccccaccTTTCTTGTCCAGCGTCTACCCCAACtttcttgtccagggtctaccccgcccttcttgtccagggtctacgccGCCTTTCTTTTGAATAAATTCTAGAAATagttgaaagtttaaaatgtgttaaatgtactttttCTTCCTGTTATTCCAacattgctgccatcttgtggcgaCTGCTGGTTAGTGCAGTCTTGTCCACTCTGATTCAATATTGTTTTTCTAATGATTGTATTTGTTATTAttctttaaatattattattgtttgttttcaGATGAGATGCTAAAGTCATAaagatattttgtatttatttttagtgtttTGTTGCGAGGAAACCACTGTCCtgacaattcttttttttttttctttacaaagagcctttaaaagtcattttgattagAAACttcgtgttttattttgaaatgtgttaaagtcacttaaaaaaagaaattacatttaatatttttttgtattaataaatCACCGAAATAGTTgatgaaagtttaaaatatgtTACGTTTACTTTCTTTTACTGTTATTCCAacattgctgccatcttgtggcgaCTGCTGGTTAGTGCAGTCTTGTCCACTctgattcaatattatttttctaatgattgtatttgttattattctttaaatattattgttttcAGGTGAGATGCTAAAGTCTAAAagttataaatatattttgtatttatttttagtgtttTGTTGCTAGGAAACCACTGTCCTGacaattctttatttttatttttacaaagagcctttaaaagtcattttgattagAAACTTCGTGTTTTCTTTTGAAATGTGTTTaagtcaattaaaaaaagaaatgacatttacttaatatttttttgtattaataaatCACCGAAATAGTTGTTGGAAGTTTAAAATGTGTTACATTTACTTTCTTTTACAGTTATTCCAacattgctgccatcttgtggcgaCTTCTGGTTAGTGCAGTCTTGTCCACTCTGATTCAATATTCTTTTtctcatgattgtattttttttattcatattattgtTCTTTAAATAACATATTTGTTAAGTTTGCAGCAGAGACACGAGGACGCTCTAAAGTCCGAAcgttattaaaataatataacaatattgtTTTAGCTTATATTAGTTCTGTATGCAGTATTGCTGCCCTCTGGCGGCCATCCTGCACACTGCAGACATTGTTGATGGATGGCTGAAGGGAAGCAGAAGTGACGTCACGTTAGAAGAAAGTAGAAGAGCGCCTCCATGAAAAATGATTACGTAACATCATCTTCTCTGTGCACGTGAAGGCTCTGATCAGCGCGTGCGTGTTGAGCATCATCTCAGCgtacagaccccccccccccccttcctcgCCCCCCTCCTTTTTCGGACGCATTAGCGGGCAAGATGGCGTTCTCTCCGGCAGAACCGCGGACAGCTCctgctccttcttctccttctcctccttcttcttctccttctcctccttctctttcttctcctcctcGCCGCCGAACCGACGCCGAACTCTGCGCTTGATCGTCCTCGGAAATGCGGGGTTCGGAGTGAGAAACGTTCCGAACTCGGACGGACCTTCGCTCGTGCTCCTTCGTCTGCGGACGTCCGCGCGGTTCCGGGAGATGGAGGCTCGCCTGGCCGGGTCGCCGGACGCGGTTCTGGACGGAGACGCGGATCCAGTGTGGtgatgaggaggatgaggaggatgaggaAGATGCTGATGCTGCTGACGTTCGCCGCGCTTTGGGACAACACCTGCGCCATGGGCTCAGGTGAGCACATTCCAGAAGTCttctggttctggttctggttctggttctgTTTGTAGGCGTGCAACGTGATGAAGATCATTGACTCATTTCAAAGAAGTTGccgatcaataatcaataataatcgTCACGATTGTGATGCTAATCGGGCGGCCATTGGGCAGCCggttgccatggcaaccaaaGCTCTCGGTTTTCTTGGCGGCGACTCGGCGGAAACGTCCGAGATTGTCGTGACGAAGACGAACTTTCACCCCGTAACAAGATGGCGGATGCAACCTTTGACCCTGTCAGGTGGACAATACCTTCACCGAGGCCGTCTCCGTGGCAACGAGCGAGCAGCCTTCTTCCTGCACGTTACCACGGCAACCGGCCATCGCGGCAGGGGGTCGGCATCGCATCTTGGGGACGGCGTTCGATTCCTCGCTAACACTTgtggtgttagcatgtagcatgtagcatgagAGCCTGGAGACTCAAGCGTGGCGTGTGACCTCACTTTTTACGTGAAGCCATTAGTGATCAGTGTCCACACCTGCTGTGGTTTAGTGATCAGTGTCCCCACCTGCTGTGGTTTAGTGATCAGTGTCCACACCTGCTGTGGTTTAGTGATCAGTGCCCACACCTGCTGTGGTTTAGTGATCAGTGTTCACACCTGCTGTGGTTTAGTGATCAGTGTCCCCACCTGCTGTGGTTTAGTGATCAGTGTCCACACCTGCTGTGGTTTAGTGATCAGTGCCCACACCTGCTGTGGTTTAGTGATCAGTGTCCACACCTGCTGTGGTTTAGTGATCAGTGTCCACACCTGCTGTGGTTTAGTGATCAGTGTCCACACCTGCTGTGGTTTAGTGATCAGTGTCCACACCTGCTGTGGTTTAGTGATCAGTGTCCACACTTGGTTTAGTGATCAGTGTCCACACCTGCTGTGGTTTAGTGATCAGTGTCCACACCTGCTGTGGTTTAGTGATCAGTGTCCACACCTGCTGTGGTTTAGTGATCAGTGTCCCCACCTGCTGTGGTTTAGTGATCAGTGTCCACACCTGCTGTGGTTTAGTGATCAGTGTCCACACCTGCTGTGGTTTAGTGATCAGTGTCCACACCTGCTGTTGGCGGTCATTAGTCACCAGGTGTTGCCAGTCACTCAACACGAGGACTTTGTTCATGCTCCAAAACTTTTATGTTGACTTCTTCCTCTTTTTACAAGACTCAGTGTTTGGTATGCTAACTCCTCACCACGACCTTTGCTTAGTCCCTCTTTGGGTTAGTTAGGGTTTCTCTGCTTCAAGTGGCCTTGAGTACGCCTGGCACGTTTgcaaggtatatatgtatataaagaaaggtatacacagtatgtatgtatgtatatatatatatatacatatatatgtatatgtatatatatatatatatatatatatatatatatatatatatatatatatatatatatatacatacatacatacgtatatatgtgtatatatatatatatatatatatatatatatatatatatatatatatatatatatatatatatatgtatattagagatgcgcggataggcaattatttcatccgcgaccgcatcagaaagtcgtcaaccatccgccatccacccgatgtaacatttgatcagaaccgcactcgcccgcacccgcccgttgttatatatctaatatagacgatgcaaggcattagtgaggttataaagcttttgcctgttaaagaaaggagactgatccaatgcagcacagacattcgcgtgccatgctgtcacgacccagacgcacaccagtgcgcaatcatatgggagccgcgctgagcgcacctccaagcgcgtcttgctgccggcgacggccgggtatatgggcccgacgctccagcgccatccattttcagggctagttgattcggcaggtgggttgttacacactccttagcgggttccgacttccatggccaccgtcctgctgtctatatcaaccagggtgagccccacccctttcgtgagcgcactgcgcgcggagtgacccctgttacgcgcccccggcaacaggggtggcgggcaggtaagctgcttacctgctgcgcgtgacgccggccgcggcgaaggcggacgaggcggggtgtcggtgcggtggtgaccctggacgtgcgtcgggcccttctcgcggatcgcctcagctacggctcccggtggggccctctcgggggaaggggcctcggtcccggaccccggcgaggcgtcccttctccgctccgtaaaagtgtccatctctttttttttttcttctgttgtggcatatgctgcaggtgcctgctcgtttttcgtatgtgggtaacaacatttaactatgtatatatatttaccaattggtttaactgccacccgcctgaatctatttaaaatctaatttttttttatttcaaccgcccgacccgacccgcggataaaatctaattttttttaatttcatccgcccgatccgcggataatccgcggactccgcggttgtgcccgcggtttaagaaaaaaatgtaaaaagaaaacaaattaattaaattgttatatgtatccagtgattatactataaagttattttccatttaacttcaccagttttagattatttttattcaaaatcgctgaattttcacatttgccgttcaaatactgagaagagacggtgcggtgatcagcagccagttgaggcacgtcactcagtgcctcaacatggattgcgcaatgactgggctaactgctggcctgctgtgcagtgagactgtattgctatatgaattatattatacatttccatagttgagttatctgaggtatataatgtacagtgtattttgtcaacaactgtatgtgtgtaacgtatttcttgtgctgagcgatcataaaactgctgcgaagacgcactggctgaggctccagtagccccgcctcctggtgccggtttatgcacccccgccgcagagtgcaccccccgacgagagcgccacaccaaccaaagcccacacccaaaccctccacgtgcaagaccgaatccacccaaaaaaagtcacttaacaagaagccaaaaagtgcaaaaacaacaatgctcgtgttggaagagccgtgaacgactgcagggacacaacattaggtacacctgcagactgcagcgcggatttcatatttcattcattcacaactcctccaacaccaacattattgtttttgcacttttggcttcttatgaaataacttttttaaatagattcaatcttgcacgtggaaagtttaagtgtgggctttagttgatataacactcccgtcagggggtgcattctacggcgggggtgcatccagcacaaccataataacgttttttttattaaatgtgctttttttgtgtgctacagtttgtatgtgtaaagttaaagttaagttaaagtagcaatgattgtcacacacacactaggtgtggtgaaatgtgtcctctgcatttgacccatcacccttgatca of the Nerophis lumbriciformis linkage group LG32, RoL_Nlum_v2.1, whole genome shotgun sequence genome contains:
- the st6galnac gene encoding alpha-N-acetylgalactosaminide alpha-2,6-sialyltransferase 2, with the protein product MATRRRVVLGGVTAVSLLCVYVLCGNLQTPLKHLGSWRSLTSQSQRLDQKGNMSSPAPSPTHVHAGTPRTPSLHTSSLHTPSLHTPSPHTPSPAGHQDGVKTTTRSTSVSPPRREATPTEDDFIGDTYMTVDVPPLSDCPDAIRSRVAKTEFAGRFLKNIPVLQWSEDATRDQHCRLSRYAGAHGWAGIAFDALAETLAALNSSANRIMTDDWKWRRAASRCIRCAVVGNGGILKDSKKGPEIDQHHYVFRTNGAITAGFEQDVGARTTHYTFSTNTLVNSLRSYAALGYRGPPRSQETRYVFLPDHDRDYLLAKAAATHGTVQRGPERGQDPSRYFGEDVSAAKLKMYHPDFIRYLRNRFLPSNTLRSKYRNLYRPSTGAVMLLAALHTCDQVSAYGFMTPDYSKYSDHYYDRRYHAVGFFLNHDLRLEMHLWQQLHSVGLIRLYTRS